A single window of Populus nigra chromosome 17, ddPopNigr1.1, whole genome shotgun sequence DNA harbors:
- the LOC133677658 gene encoding eukaryotic translation initiation factor 3 subunit E-like, translated as MATYDLTPRIAPNLDRHLVFPLLEFLQESQLYPDEQILKAKIELLNKTNMVDYAMDIHKSLYRTEEVPQDMIDRRAEVVARLKALEEAAAPLVEFLQNASAMQELRADKQYNLQMLHDRYQIGQEQIEALYQYAKFQFECGNYSGAADYLYQYRGLCNNSERSLSALWGKMAAEILMQNWDIALEELNRLKEIIDSKSFSSPLNQVQSRIWLMHWSLFIFFNNDNGRTQIIDLFNQDKYLNAIQTNAPHLLRYLATAFIVNKRRRPQFKDFIKVIQQEQHSYKDPITEFLACVYVNYDFDEAQKKMKECEEVILNDPFLGKRLEDGNFSNLLLRDEFLENARLFIFETYCRIHQRIDIGVLAEKLNLNFEEAERWIVNLIRNSKLDAKIDSESGTVIMEPSHPNVYEQLIDHTKALSGRTSKSVSQILEHAHAQAAR; from the exons ATGGCGACTTACGATCTGACACCACGAATTGCACCAAATCTGGACCGCCACTTAGTATTTCCTCTGCTAGAATTCCTTCAAGAAAGTCAGCTTTACCCAGATGAGCAGATCTTAAAAGCCAAAATCGAGCTGTTGAACAAAACAAACATGGTTGATTACGCTATGGATATCCACAAAAGTCTTTACCGCACCGAAGAAGTGCCTCAAG ACATGATTGATAGGAGGGCAGAGGTGGTGGCTAGATTGAAGGCATTGGAGGAGGCTGCTGCACCCCTGGTAGAATTCTTGCAGAATGCGAGTGCTATGCAGGAGTTGAGGGCTGATAAGCAGTATAATCTTCAGATGCTTCATGACCGttatcag ATTGGTCAGGAGCAGATTGAGGCATTGTATCAGTATGCCAAATTCCAGTTTGAATGTGGAAACTACTCTGGTGCTGCTGACTATCTGTATCAGTACAGGGGCTTATGCAACAACAGTGAAAGGAGTTTGAGTGCTTTGTGGGGAAAGATGGCAGCTGAGATACTGATGCAAAACTGGGATATTGCTCTTGAAGAACTTAACCGGTTGAAAGAAATTATTGACTCAAAG AGCTTCTCATCGCCTTTGAATCAGGTGCAAAGTAGAATATGGTTGATGCATTGGAGTCTCTTCATCTTTTTCAACAATGACAACGGAAGAACACAGATTATTGACTTGTTTAACCAGGACAA GTATCTCAATGCCATTCAAACCAATGCACCCCATCTTTTGCGTTACCTAGCAACTGCATTCATTGTCAACAAAAGAAGACGACCTCAATTCAAGGATTTTATAAAGGTTATCCAGCAAGAGCAGCACTCTTACAAAGATCCTATCACAGAGTTTTTGGCATGTGTCTAtgttaattatgattttgatgagGCACAAAAGAAGATGAAGGAGTGCGAAGAA GTGATACTAAATGATCCTTTCCTTGGCAAACGTCTAGAAGATGGCAACTTTTCCAATCTGCTGTTGAGAGATGAGTTCCTTGAAAATGCCCGTCTATTTATCTTTGAAACCTATTGCCGGATACATCAGCGCATTGACATAGG AGTCCTTGCAGAGAAATTGAACTTGAATTTTGAGGAGGCTGAGAGATGGATTGTGAATCTCATCCGTAACTCCAAGCTTGATGCTAAGATTGATTCAGAATCAGGAACTGTTATTATGGAGCCCAGCCATCCCAATGT GTATGAGCAGTTGATAGATCACACCAAGGCATTATCAGGCCGTACTTCCAAGTCAGTCAGTCAGATTCTGGAGCATGCACATGCACAGGCTGCTCGATAG